In Ciconia boyciana chromosome 12, ASM3463844v1, whole genome shotgun sequence, a genomic segment contains:
- the TEX11 gene encoding testis-expressed protein 11 isoform X9, with product MAGERLAAVEGLVRELLREEAPSRIAALTEELFQAAGSISEEGGSAAEVELRLPGPMPLSSTPEEMGVPRASHHRAALAQVEEGAISLWNWAVTKHAGSVVNDEQRAKLRFVACRLVCLCEGSDPPEGTIRRQILMSMKTGKGWIDIGKADLADRFLEIAMSSIEKLYAKLLKGSDGEADIHVHKADVEKNLFKVLSYQAESSQPLASHNEAVAQGDFQKAVMCMQRCKDMLMKLPKEACYLSILCYNFGVETYEWKRYEESSFWLSQSYDIGKMDMKYSVGKEMQAKVLRLLATAYFEWDCNLYLDQALKAISLANQENLHPAGVFLKVKILLKSGASDEDINSAVAEFLHHELSLDFCLNTAKLLLEHGRESVGFDFLKSIPERFESSPDLGKITLLHIEFLLQNERELLAKQKVEEIIIGHYTGKQLLPEALNQLHIILWDRAAKHYEAKSYSEALHWYKYSVSFYTPGQIDQNLAKLQRNMASCYLHLKQVDKAKEAIKEAERCDPNGIFTKFIVYKIAVMEKDTDKAVEAVIEMGKLAEKPSQHENKLRVDENTGTNLLSLAAQIAFENEQQVVAIKALEYLSEHLQDCRQLFAALKCLVRLTLSKVMAENEEKRDEDINSMLTYLTLAHKRLAESFTEGKFTGDMRILEAHWFRKVAWNLAVQFRGCPEKMRDFFLLSFKLSQFCPSDKAVLIAQKTCLLMAAAVDLEMGRQEVTPSEQTELLTQALQHLQACKEIWKVLKLTGDFAKDPTDTLLLLYEFEARSKLNDPTLHNLMESVWEQPQIEVKTLEIIAYQDDTSAQDTSWIV from the exons GTTGAAGAGGGTGCAATAAGCCTGTGGAACTGGGCTGTGACCAAACACGCGGGTTCTGTTGTCAATGATGAGCAAAGAGCTAAAT TACGGTTTGTTGCTTGCAGACTGGTGTGCCTTTGTGAAGGCAGTGATCCTCCGGAGGGAACCATTCGAAGACAGATTTTG atGTCTATGAAAACTGGGAAAGGATGGATAGATATTGGAAAAGCTGATCTTGCTGATCGATTTCTAGAGATTGCCATGAGT agtataGAAAAACTGTATGCGAAGTTACTTAAGGGGAGCGATGGTGAAGCAGATATTCACGTGCACAAAGCTGATGTGGAGAAGAACCTCTTCAAAGTACTCTCTTATCAGGCTGAATCA tctcAACCTCTGGCATCACACAATGAG GCAGTTGCTCAAGGGGATTTTCAAAAAGCGGTGATGTGCATGCAGCGCTGCAAAGATATGTTGATGAAATTGCCAAAAGAG GCGTGTTACCTGTCAATCCTCTGTTACAATTTTGGAGTGGAAACCTATGAATGGAAGAGGTATGAAGAGAGCTCCTTCTGGCTCAG CCAGAGTTATGACATTGGGAAGATGGACATGAAATATTCGGTTGGCAAAGAAATGCAG gctAAAGTGCTGCGATTGTTAGCTACAGCCTATTTCGAGTGGGACTGCAATCTGTATCTTGACCAGGCACTGAAAGCTATAAGCTTGGCAAATCAG GAGAATTTGCATCcagcaggggtttttttgaaagttaaaattCTTCTTAAAAGTGGAGCATCAGATGAAGATATCAACTCAG CTGTTGCAGAATTCCTGCACCATGAGCTGTCTTTAGACTTTTGTTTGAATACTGCCAAACTGCTGCTGGAGCATGGAAG GGAATCagttggttttgattttctgaaATCCATTCCTGAACGGTTTGAATCTTCACCTGACCTTGGAAAAATTACCCTGCTCCACATCGAGTTCCTGTTGCAGAATGAGAGAGAGCTGCTTGCTAAGCAAAAGGTTGAAGAAATTATTATAG GTCATTATACTGGGAAACAGCTGTTGCCTGAAGCCTTGAACCAGCTGCACATCATCTTGTGGGACAGAGCTGCCAAACATTATGAG GCAAAAAGCTATTCTGAAGCTCTTCACTGGTACAAATATTCTGTCAGCTTCTACACACCTGGGCAGATAGATCAGAACTTGGCTAAGCTGCAGAGGAACATGGCTTCTTGCTATCTTCATCTGAAACAAGTTGACAAG GCTAAAGAGGCAATTAAAGAAGCAGAGAGGTGTGATCCAAATGGCATCTTTACTAAATTCATTGTCTACAAGATTGCAGTGATGGAGAAAGATACTGATAAAG CTGTGGAAGCAGTTATTGAAATGGGGAAGCTAGCAGAAAAGCCATCTCAACATGAAAACAAGCTGAGAGTGGATGAAAATACAGGCACTAACCTCCTGAGTTTAGCTGCCCAGATTGCTTTCGAG aatgaaCAACAAGTTGTGGCTATCAAAGCTTTGGAGTATTTGTCTGAACATTTACAGGACTGCCGACAATTATTTGCAGCTTTAAA ATGTTTGGTTCGTCTTACGTTGTCAAAGGTCAtggcagaaaatgaagagaaaag AGATGAAGATATAAACTCAATGCTGACTTACTTGACCTTGg CTCACAAGAGGCTTGCTGAATCTTTCACAGAAGGGAAATTTACAGGGGACATGAGGATCCTTGAAGCTCACTGGTTTAGAAAAGTTG CTTGGAACTTAGCTGTACAGTTCAGGGGCTGCCCTGAAAAgatgagggatttttttctactgtcttTCAAG TTGTCCCAGTTTTGTCCTTCTGACAAAGCTGTTCTAATTGCTCAGAAGACGTGCCTGTTAATGGCAGCTGCAGTTGATCTGGAAATGGGGAGACAAGAAGTAACACCTTCTGAACAG aCGGAACTTTTGACTCAGGCCCTTCAACATCTCCAGGCATGCAAGGAGATATGGAAAGTTCTGAAATTAACAG GAGATTTTGCTAAAGACCCAACAGACACATTGTTGCTGCTTTATGAATTTGAAGCAAGATCCAAACTGAATGATCCAACACTCCATAACCTTATGGAGTCAGTATGGGAGCAACCACAAATAGAGGTCAAGACGCTAGAAATCATTGCAT ATCAAGATGACACATCAGCTCAGGACACATCATGGATTGTCTAG
- the TEX11 gene encoding testis-expressed protein 11 isoform X10 — protein MAGERLAAVEGLVRELLREEAPSRIAALTEELFQAAGSISEEGGSAAEVELRLPGPMPLSSTPEEMGVPRASHHRAALAQVEEGAISLWNWAVTKHAGSVVNDEQRAKLRFVACRLVCLCEGSDPPEGTIRRQILMSMKTGKGWIDIGKADLADRFLEIAMSSIEKLYAKLLKGSDGEADIHVHKADVEKNLFKVLSYQAESSQPLASHNEAVAQGDFQKAVMCMQRCKDMLMKLPKEACYLSILCYNFGVETYEWKRYEESSFWLSQSYDIGKMDMKYSVGKEMQAKVLRLLATAYFEWDCNLYLDQALKAISLANQENLHPAGVFLKVKILLKSGASDEDINSAVAEFLHHELSLDFCLNTAKLLLEHGRESVGFDFLKSIPERFESSPDLGKITLLHIEFLLQNERELLAKQKVEEIIIGHYTGKQLLPEALNQLHIILWDRAAKHYEAKSYSEALHWYKYSVSFYTPGQIDQNLAKLQRNMASCYLHLKQVDKAKEAIKEAERCDPNGIFTKFIVYKIAVMEKDTDKAVEAVIEMGKLAEKPSQHENKLRVDENTGTNLLSLAAQIAFENEQQVVAIKALEYLSEHLQDCRQLFAALKCLVRLTLSKVMAENEEKRDEDINSMLTYLTLAHKRLAESFTEGKFTGDMRILEAHWFRKVAWNLAVQFRGCPEKMRDFFLLSFKLSQFCPSDKAVLIAQKTCLLMAAAVDLEMGRQEVTPSEQTELLTQALQHLQACKEIWKVLKLTGDFAKDPTDTLLLLYEFEARSKLNDPTLHNLMESVWEQPQIEVKTLEIIA, from the exons GTTGAAGAGGGTGCAATAAGCCTGTGGAACTGGGCTGTGACCAAACACGCGGGTTCTGTTGTCAATGATGAGCAAAGAGCTAAAT TACGGTTTGTTGCTTGCAGACTGGTGTGCCTTTGTGAAGGCAGTGATCCTCCGGAGGGAACCATTCGAAGACAGATTTTG atGTCTATGAAAACTGGGAAAGGATGGATAGATATTGGAAAAGCTGATCTTGCTGATCGATTTCTAGAGATTGCCATGAGT agtataGAAAAACTGTATGCGAAGTTACTTAAGGGGAGCGATGGTGAAGCAGATATTCACGTGCACAAAGCTGATGTGGAGAAGAACCTCTTCAAAGTACTCTCTTATCAGGCTGAATCA tctcAACCTCTGGCATCACACAATGAG GCAGTTGCTCAAGGGGATTTTCAAAAAGCGGTGATGTGCATGCAGCGCTGCAAAGATATGTTGATGAAATTGCCAAAAGAG GCGTGTTACCTGTCAATCCTCTGTTACAATTTTGGAGTGGAAACCTATGAATGGAAGAGGTATGAAGAGAGCTCCTTCTGGCTCAG CCAGAGTTATGACATTGGGAAGATGGACATGAAATATTCGGTTGGCAAAGAAATGCAG gctAAAGTGCTGCGATTGTTAGCTACAGCCTATTTCGAGTGGGACTGCAATCTGTATCTTGACCAGGCACTGAAAGCTATAAGCTTGGCAAATCAG GAGAATTTGCATCcagcaggggtttttttgaaagttaaaattCTTCTTAAAAGTGGAGCATCAGATGAAGATATCAACTCAG CTGTTGCAGAATTCCTGCACCATGAGCTGTCTTTAGACTTTTGTTTGAATACTGCCAAACTGCTGCTGGAGCATGGAAG GGAATCagttggttttgattttctgaaATCCATTCCTGAACGGTTTGAATCTTCACCTGACCTTGGAAAAATTACCCTGCTCCACATCGAGTTCCTGTTGCAGAATGAGAGAGAGCTGCTTGCTAAGCAAAAGGTTGAAGAAATTATTATAG GTCATTATACTGGGAAACAGCTGTTGCCTGAAGCCTTGAACCAGCTGCACATCATCTTGTGGGACAGAGCTGCCAAACATTATGAG GCAAAAAGCTATTCTGAAGCTCTTCACTGGTACAAATATTCTGTCAGCTTCTACACACCTGGGCAGATAGATCAGAACTTGGCTAAGCTGCAGAGGAACATGGCTTCTTGCTATCTTCATCTGAAACAAGTTGACAAG GCTAAAGAGGCAATTAAAGAAGCAGAGAGGTGTGATCCAAATGGCATCTTTACTAAATTCATTGTCTACAAGATTGCAGTGATGGAGAAAGATACTGATAAAG CTGTGGAAGCAGTTATTGAAATGGGGAAGCTAGCAGAAAAGCCATCTCAACATGAAAACAAGCTGAGAGTGGATGAAAATACAGGCACTAACCTCCTGAGTTTAGCTGCCCAGATTGCTTTCGAG aatgaaCAACAAGTTGTGGCTATCAAAGCTTTGGAGTATTTGTCTGAACATTTACAGGACTGCCGACAATTATTTGCAGCTTTAAA ATGTTTGGTTCGTCTTACGTTGTCAAAGGTCAtggcagaaaatgaagagaaaag AGATGAAGATATAAACTCAATGCTGACTTACTTGACCTTGg CTCACAAGAGGCTTGCTGAATCTTTCACAGAAGGGAAATTTACAGGGGACATGAGGATCCTTGAAGCTCACTGGTTTAGAAAAGTTG CTTGGAACTTAGCTGTACAGTTCAGGGGCTGCCCTGAAAAgatgagggatttttttctactgtcttTCAAG TTGTCCCAGTTTTGTCCTTCTGACAAAGCTGTTCTAATTGCTCAGAAGACGTGCCTGTTAATGGCAGCTGCAGTTGATCTGGAAATGGGGAGACAAGAAGTAACACCTTCTGAACAG aCGGAACTTTTGACTCAGGCCCTTCAACATCTCCAGGCATGCAAGGAGATATGGAAAGTTCTGAAATTAACAG GAGATTTTGCTAAAGACCCAACAGACACATTGTTGCTGCTTTATGAATTTGAAGCAAGATCCAAACTGAATGATCCAACACTCCATAACCTTATGGAGTCAGTATGGGAGCAACCACAAATAGAGGTCAAGACGCTAGAAATCATTGCAT AG
- the TEX11 gene encoding testis-expressed protein 11 isoform X4, which translates to MAGERLAAVEGLVRELLREEAPSRIAALTEELFQAAGSISEEGGSAAEVELRLPGPMPLSSTPEEMGVPRASHHRAALAQVEEGAISLWNWAVTKHAGSVVNDEQRAKLRFVACRLVCLCEGSDPPEGTIRRQILMSMKTGKGWIDIGKADLADRFLEIAMSSIEKLYAKLLKGSDGEADIHVHKADVEKNLFKVLSYQAESAVAQGDFQKAVMCMQRCKDMLMKLPKEACYLSILCYNFGVETYEWKRYEESSFWLSQSYDIGKMDMKYSVGKEMQAKVLRLLATAYFEWDCNLYLDQALKAISLANQENLHPAGVFLKVKILLKSGASDEDINSAVAEFLHHELSLDFCLNTAKLLLEHGRESVGFDFLKSIPERFESSPDLGKITLLHIEFLLQNERELLAKQKVEEIIIGHYTGKQLLPEALNQLHIILWDRAAKHYEAKSYSEALHWYKYSVSFYTPGQIDQNLAKLQRNMASCYLHLKQVDKAKEAIKEAERCDPNGIFTKFIVYKIAVMEKDTDKAVEAVIEMGKLAEKPSQHENKLRVDENTGTNLLSLAAQIAFENEQQVVAIKALEYLSEHLQDCRQLFAALKCLVRLTLSKVMAENEEKRDEDINSMLTYLTLAHKRLAESFTEGKFTGDMRILEAHWFRKVAWNLAVQFRGCPEKMRDFFLLSFKLSQFCPSDKAVLIAQKTCLLMAAAVDLEMGRQEVTPSEQTELLTQALQHLQACKEIWKVLKLTGDFAKDPTDTLLLLYEFEARSKLNDPTLHNLMESVWEQPQIEVKTLEIIASLAMESPARYPVLCKKALKSALNLHRKQTVIDAVKFSKCLHSLINLSLPTGLTDLDACVLQEVWDYFEDALSVVSSTDAYPEMEILWLMTRAWNTGIFQYTVGKYKEAEQWCGLGMHFLNHLGSLKKSYEGHMIGLYSEVLDKLDRAKGFLPNEEE; encoded by the exons GTTGAAGAGGGTGCAATAAGCCTGTGGAACTGGGCTGTGACCAAACACGCGGGTTCTGTTGTCAATGATGAGCAAAGAGCTAAAT TACGGTTTGTTGCTTGCAGACTGGTGTGCCTTTGTGAAGGCAGTGATCCTCCGGAGGGAACCATTCGAAGACAGATTTTG atGTCTATGAAAACTGGGAAAGGATGGATAGATATTGGAAAAGCTGATCTTGCTGATCGATTTCTAGAGATTGCCATGAGT agtataGAAAAACTGTATGCGAAGTTACTTAAGGGGAGCGATGGTGAAGCAGATATTCACGTGCACAAAGCTGATGTGGAGAAGAACCTCTTCAAAGTACTCTCTTATCAGGCTGAATCA GCAGTTGCTCAAGGGGATTTTCAAAAAGCGGTGATGTGCATGCAGCGCTGCAAAGATATGTTGATGAAATTGCCAAAAGAG GCGTGTTACCTGTCAATCCTCTGTTACAATTTTGGAGTGGAAACCTATGAATGGAAGAGGTATGAAGAGAGCTCCTTCTGGCTCAG CCAGAGTTATGACATTGGGAAGATGGACATGAAATATTCGGTTGGCAAAGAAATGCAG gctAAAGTGCTGCGATTGTTAGCTACAGCCTATTTCGAGTGGGACTGCAATCTGTATCTTGACCAGGCACTGAAAGCTATAAGCTTGGCAAATCAG GAGAATTTGCATCcagcaggggtttttttgaaagttaaaattCTTCTTAAAAGTGGAGCATCAGATGAAGATATCAACTCAG CTGTTGCAGAATTCCTGCACCATGAGCTGTCTTTAGACTTTTGTTTGAATACTGCCAAACTGCTGCTGGAGCATGGAAG GGAATCagttggttttgattttctgaaATCCATTCCTGAACGGTTTGAATCTTCACCTGACCTTGGAAAAATTACCCTGCTCCACATCGAGTTCCTGTTGCAGAATGAGAGAGAGCTGCTTGCTAAGCAAAAGGTTGAAGAAATTATTATAG GTCATTATACTGGGAAACAGCTGTTGCCTGAAGCCTTGAACCAGCTGCACATCATCTTGTGGGACAGAGCTGCCAAACATTATGAG GCAAAAAGCTATTCTGAAGCTCTTCACTGGTACAAATATTCTGTCAGCTTCTACACACCTGGGCAGATAGATCAGAACTTGGCTAAGCTGCAGAGGAACATGGCTTCTTGCTATCTTCATCTGAAACAAGTTGACAAG GCTAAAGAGGCAATTAAAGAAGCAGAGAGGTGTGATCCAAATGGCATCTTTACTAAATTCATTGTCTACAAGATTGCAGTGATGGAGAAAGATACTGATAAAG CTGTGGAAGCAGTTATTGAAATGGGGAAGCTAGCAGAAAAGCCATCTCAACATGAAAACAAGCTGAGAGTGGATGAAAATACAGGCACTAACCTCCTGAGTTTAGCTGCCCAGATTGCTTTCGAG aatgaaCAACAAGTTGTGGCTATCAAAGCTTTGGAGTATTTGTCTGAACATTTACAGGACTGCCGACAATTATTTGCAGCTTTAAA ATGTTTGGTTCGTCTTACGTTGTCAAAGGTCAtggcagaaaatgaagagaaaag AGATGAAGATATAAACTCAATGCTGACTTACTTGACCTTGg CTCACAAGAGGCTTGCTGAATCTTTCACAGAAGGGAAATTTACAGGGGACATGAGGATCCTTGAAGCTCACTGGTTTAGAAAAGTTG CTTGGAACTTAGCTGTACAGTTCAGGGGCTGCCCTGAAAAgatgagggatttttttctactgtcttTCAAG TTGTCCCAGTTTTGTCCTTCTGACAAAGCTGTTCTAATTGCTCAGAAGACGTGCCTGTTAATGGCAGCTGCAGTTGATCTGGAAATGGGGAGACAAGAAGTAACACCTTCTGAACAG aCGGAACTTTTGACTCAGGCCCTTCAACATCTCCAGGCATGCAAGGAGATATGGAAAGTTCTGAAATTAACAG GAGATTTTGCTAAAGACCCAACAGACACATTGTTGCTGCTTTATGAATTTGAAGCAAGATCCAAACTGAATGATCCAACACTCCATAACCTTATGGAGTCAGTATGGGAGCAACCACAAATAGAGGTCAAGACGCTAGAAATCATTGCAT catTAGCAATGGAATCTCCAGCTCGGTATCCTGTACTGTGTAAGAAAGCTCTCAAGAGTGCACTAAACCTTCACAGAAAGCAGACTGTCATTGATGCTGTGAAATTTAG CAAATGCTTACATAGCTTGATTAATCTTTCTTTGCCGACTGGATTAACAGACTTGGATGCCTGTGTACTGCAGGAGGTGTGGGACTACTTTGAAGATGCGCTGAGCGTAGTCAGCAGCACA GATGCTTACCCAGAGATGGAGATCCTTTGGTTGATGACGAGAGCCTGGAATACAGGAATATTTCAGTATACTGTTGGTAAATATAAGGAAGCTGAGCAGTGGTGTGGATTAGGAATGCATTTCCTCAATCACTTAGGATCGCTGAAGAAAAGCTATGAAGGCCAT ATGATTGGTCTTTATAGTGAGGTTCTGGACAAATTGGACAGAGCAAAAGGGTTTCTTCCAAATGAAGAGGAATAA
- the TEX11 gene encoding testis-expressed protein 11 isoform X3, with product MAGERLAAVEGLVRELLREEAPSRIAALTEELFQAAGSISEEGGSAAEVELRLPGPMPLSSTPEEMGVPRASHHRAALAQVEEGAISLWNWAVTKHAGSVVNDEQRAKLRFVACRLVCLCEGSDPPEGTIRRQILMSMKTGKGWIDIGKADLADRFLEIAMSSIEKLYAKLLKGSDGEADIHVHKADVEKNLFKVLSYQAESSQPLASHNEAVAQGDFQKAVMCMQRCKDMLMKLPKEACYLSILCYNFGVETYEWKRYEESSFWLSQSYDIGKMDMKYSVGKEMQAKVLRLLATAYFEWDCNLYLDQALKAISLANQENLHPAGVFLKVKILLKSGASDEDINSAVAEFLHHELSLDFCLNTAKLLLEHGRESVGFDFLKSIPERFESSPDLGKITLLHIEFLLQNERELLAKQKVEEIIIGHYTGKQLLPEALNQLHIILWDRAAKHYEAKSYSEALHWYKYSVSFYTPGQIDQNLAKLQRNMASCYLHLKQVDKAKEAIKEAERCDPNGIFTKFIVYKIAVMEKDTDKAVEAVIEMGKLAEKPSQHENKLRVDENTGTNLLSLAAQIAFENEQQVVAIKALEYLSEHLQDCRQLFAALKCLVRLTLSKVMAENEEKRDEDINSMLTYLTLAHKRLAESFTEGKFTGDMRILEAHWFRKVAWNLAVQFRGCPEKMRDFFLLSFKLSQFCPSDKAVLIAQKTCLLMAAAVDLEMGRQEVTPSEQTELLTQALQHLQACKEIWKVLKLTGDFAKDPTDTLLLLYEFEARSKLNDPTLHNLMESVWEQPQIEVKTLEIIASLAMESPARYPVLCKKALKSALNLHRKQTVIDAVKFSKCLHSLINLSLPTGLTDLDACVLQEVWDYFEDALSVVSSTDAYPEMEILWLMTRAWNTGIFQYTVGKYKEAEQWCGLGMHFLNHLGSLKKSYEGHMIGLYSEVLDKLDRAKGFLPNEEE from the exons GTTGAAGAGGGTGCAATAAGCCTGTGGAACTGGGCTGTGACCAAACACGCGGGTTCTGTTGTCAATGATGAGCAAAGAGCTAAAT TACGGTTTGTTGCTTGCAGACTGGTGTGCCTTTGTGAAGGCAGTGATCCTCCGGAGGGAACCATTCGAAGACAGATTTTG atGTCTATGAAAACTGGGAAAGGATGGATAGATATTGGAAAAGCTGATCTTGCTGATCGATTTCTAGAGATTGCCATGAGT agtataGAAAAACTGTATGCGAAGTTACTTAAGGGGAGCGATGGTGAAGCAGATATTCACGTGCACAAAGCTGATGTGGAGAAGAACCTCTTCAAAGTACTCTCTTATCAGGCTGAATCA tctcAACCTCTGGCATCACACAATGAG GCAGTTGCTCAAGGGGATTTTCAAAAAGCGGTGATGTGCATGCAGCGCTGCAAAGATATGTTGATGAAATTGCCAAAAGAG GCGTGTTACCTGTCAATCCTCTGTTACAATTTTGGAGTGGAAACCTATGAATGGAAGAGGTATGAAGAGAGCTCCTTCTGGCTCAG CCAGAGTTATGACATTGGGAAGATGGACATGAAATATTCGGTTGGCAAAGAAATGCAG gctAAAGTGCTGCGATTGTTAGCTACAGCCTATTTCGAGTGGGACTGCAATCTGTATCTTGACCAGGCACTGAAAGCTATAAGCTTGGCAAATCAG GAGAATTTGCATCcagcaggggtttttttgaaagttaaaattCTTCTTAAAAGTGGAGCATCAGATGAAGATATCAACTCAG CTGTTGCAGAATTCCTGCACCATGAGCTGTCTTTAGACTTTTGTTTGAATACTGCCAAACTGCTGCTGGAGCATGGAAG GGAATCagttggttttgattttctgaaATCCATTCCTGAACGGTTTGAATCTTCACCTGACCTTGGAAAAATTACCCTGCTCCACATCGAGTTCCTGTTGCAGAATGAGAGAGAGCTGCTTGCTAAGCAAAAGGTTGAAGAAATTATTATAG GTCATTATACTGGGAAACAGCTGTTGCCTGAAGCCTTGAACCAGCTGCACATCATCTTGTGGGACAGAGCTGCCAAACATTATGAG GCAAAAAGCTATTCTGAAGCTCTTCACTGGTACAAATATTCTGTCAGCTTCTACACACCTGGGCAGATAGATCAGAACTTGGCTAAGCTGCAGAGGAACATGGCTTCTTGCTATCTTCATCTGAAACAAGTTGACAAG GCTAAAGAGGCAATTAAAGAAGCAGAGAGGTGTGATCCAAATGGCATCTTTACTAAATTCATTGTCTACAAGATTGCAGTGATGGAGAAAGATACTGATAAAG CTGTGGAAGCAGTTATTGAAATGGGGAAGCTAGCAGAAAAGCCATCTCAACATGAAAACAAGCTGAGAGTGGATGAAAATACAGGCACTAACCTCCTGAGTTTAGCTGCCCAGATTGCTTTCGAG aatgaaCAACAAGTTGTGGCTATCAAAGCTTTGGAGTATTTGTCTGAACATTTACAGGACTGCCGACAATTATTTGCAGCTTTAAA ATGTTTGGTTCGTCTTACGTTGTCAAAGGTCAtggcagaaaatgaagagaaaag AGATGAAGATATAAACTCAATGCTGACTTACTTGACCTTGg CTCACAAGAGGCTTGCTGAATCTTTCACAGAAGGGAAATTTACAGGGGACATGAGGATCCTTGAAGCTCACTGGTTTAGAAAAGTTG CTTGGAACTTAGCTGTACAGTTCAGGGGCTGCCCTGAAAAgatgagggatttttttctactgtcttTCAAG TTGTCCCAGTTTTGTCCTTCTGACAAAGCTGTTCTAATTGCTCAGAAGACGTGCCTGTTAATGGCAGCTGCAGTTGATCTGGAAATGGGGAGACAAGAAGTAACACCTTCTGAACAG aCGGAACTTTTGACTCAGGCCCTTCAACATCTCCAGGCATGCAAGGAGATATGGAAAGTTCTGAAATTAACAG GAGATTTTGCTAAAGACCCAACAGACACATTGTTGCTGCTTTATGAATTTGAAGCAAGATCCAAACTGAATGATCCAACACTCCATAACCTTATGGAGTCAGTATGGGAGCAACCACAAATAGAGGTCAAGACGCTAGAAATCATTGCAT catTAGCAATGGAATCTCCAGCTCGGTATCCTGTACTGTGTAAGAAAGCTCTCAAGAGTGCACTAAACCTTCACAGAAAGCAGACTGTCATTGATGCTGTGAAATTTAG CAAATGCTTACATAGCTTGATTAATCTTTCTTTGCCGACTGGATTAACAGACTTGGATGCCTGTGTACTGCAGGAGGTGTGGGACTACTTTGAAGATGCGCTGAGCGTAGTCAGCAGCACA GATGCTTACCCAGAGATGGAGATCCTTTGGTTGATGACGAGAGCCTGGAATACAGGAATATTTCAGTATACTGTTGGTAAATATAAGGAAGCTGAGCAGTGGTGTGGATTAGGAATGCATTTCCTCAATCACTTAGGATCGCTGAAGAAAAGCTATGAAGGCCAT ATGATTGGTCTTTATAGTGAGGTTCTGGACAAATTGGACAGAGCAAAAGGGTTTCTTCCAAATGAAGAGGAATAA